One Deinococcus sp. LM3 genomic region harbors:
- a CDS encoding LysE family transporter, giving the protein MDLNILLVVAALHAVVLIVPGPDVLLVSQTALARTRRAALLAGLGVVLGISVWASLALLGIGLLFEAFPWVHGVIRVAGGLYLLWMGYSLWRSSARTDTQAAPVQAPLSDLAALRAGFLTNIANPKAAVFFGSVFSGVLGTDAGSGVKLAAFGIIVGLSLGWFALVALGMSTASMQGAYLRARRGVDRVAGSLMLGFGTLLLASRE; this is encoded by the coding sequence GTGGACCTGAACATTCTGCTGGTGGTGGCGGCGCTGCACGCCGTGGTGCTGATCGTGCCGGGACCGGACGTGCTGCTGGTCAGTCAGACGGCGCTGGCCCGCACGCGGCGCGCGGCGCTGCTGGCGGGTCTGGGCGTGGTGCTGGGCATCAGCGTGTGGGCGTCGCTGGCGCTGCTGGGCATCGGGCTGCTGTTCGAGGCGTTCCCGTGGGTGCACGGCGTGATCCGCGTGGCGGGCGGCCTGTACCTGCTGTGGATGGGCTACAGCCTGTGGCGCAGCAGTGCCCGGACAGACACGCAGGCCGCGCCCGTCCAGGCGCCCCTGAGTGATCTGGCCGCCCTGCGCGCCGGGTTCCTGACGAACATCGCCAACCCGAAGGCCGCCGTGTTCTTCGGCAGCGTGTTCAGCGGCGTGCTCGGCACCGACGCGGGAAGCGGCGTGAAACTCGCGGCGTTCGGGATCATCGTGGGCCTCAGCCTGGGCTGGTTCGCGCTGGTCGCGCTGGGCATGTCCACCGCGTCCATGCAGGGCGCGTACCTGCGTGCCCGCCGGGGCGTGGACCGCGTGGCAGGCAGCCTGATGCTGGGCTTCGGGACGCTGCTGCTCGCCTCGCGCGAGTAG
- a CDS encoding 3-isopropylmalate dehydratase small subunit, with amino-acid sequence MTTVHVFGRDHINTDEIIPARHLTTDVESELAKFAMEDYDKNFVKRVQPGDIIVAGADFGCGSSREHAVWALRGAGVAAVIAPNFARIYYRNSINNGFLALECDGIVQAFQDGDPADLNLTAGTITNTRTGQSLTFVPVPQFALDVQKAGGWLEYMKEHDQAALEAETLDAHSTQAGHGHPGQEEQHA; translated from the coding sequence ATGACCACCGTGCACGTGTTTGGCCGTGACCACATCAACACCGACGAGATCATCCCCGCCCGGCACCTGACCACCGACGTGGAAAGCGAACTCGCCAAGTTCGCCATGGAGGACTACGACAAGAACTTCGTGAAACGGGTGCAGCCGGGCGACATCATCGTGGCCGGCGCGGACTTCGGCTGCGGTTCCAGCCGCGAGCACGCCGTGTGGGCGCTGCGCGGCGCGGGCGTGGCGGCCGTGATCGCCCCGAACTTCGCGCGCATCTACTACCGCAACTCCATCAACAACGGCTTCCTGGCGCTGGAATGCGACGGCATCGTGCAGGCCTTCCAGGACGGCGACCCCGCCGACCTGAACCTCACGGCGGGCACCATCACCAACACCCGCACCGGGCAGAGCCTGACCTTCGTGCCGGTCCCGCAGTTCGCGCTGGACGTGCAGAAGGCCGGCGGCTGGCTGGAATACATGAAAGAGCACGACCAGGCGGCGCTGGAGGCCGAAACCCTGGACGCCCACTCCACGCAGGCCGGTCACGGCCACCCCGGCCAGGAGGAGCAGCATGCCTAA
- the sdhC gene encoding succinate dehydrogenase, cytochrome b556 subunit, with translation MYRGREGQWAFLLHRLSGLAILAYLMLHVFSIGSFIFGERFYMVIHETYDLWPFRIGLLFVTAGVVYHAFNGLRIIVMDFTGFGVAYQRQMWYGVLLISVAAFVYAAWTLYPRLMGGY, from the coding sequence ATGTACCGAGGAAGAGAGGGGCAGTGGGCGTTCCTGCTTCACCGCCTGTCCGGGCTGGCAATTCTGGCTTATCTGATGCTGCATGTGTTCAGCATCGGGTCGTTCATTTTTGGTGAGCGGTTTTACATGGTGATTCACGAGACGTACGATCTGTGGCCGTTCCGGATCGGGTTGCTGTTCGTGACGGCGGGCGTGGTGTACCACGCGTTCAACGGGCTGCGGATCATCGTGATGGACTTCACGGGCTTCGGCGTGGCGTACCAGCGGCAGATGTGGTACGGGGTCCTGCTGATCAGCGTGGCGGCCTTCGTGTACGCCGCGTGGACGCTGTACCCGCGTCTGATGGGAGGCTACTGA
- a CDS encoding lipopolysaccharide assembly protein LapA domain-containing protein, producing the protein MPALGLPELLFALTVLSVTLGVGALVYFLIGQLGRAGRRARLRELERRIQQLERERLH; encoded by the coding sequence ATGCCTGCACTGGGACTCCCCGAACTGCTGTTCGCCCTGACCGTCCTGAGTGTCACCCTGGGCGTGGGCGCACTCGTCTACTTTCTGATCGGTCAGCTGGGCCGGGCGGGTCGCCGCGCCCGCCTGCGGGAACTGGAGCGGCGCATCCAGCAACTGGAACGCGAACGCCTGCACTGA
- a CDS encoding homoaconitate hydratase family protein yields the protein MGMTIAEKILAAHSGHDAVVPGQLIECATDWVLCHEITTPAALRMLEERGMDRVFNPDQIVAVPDHSVPAMNIKAAKMYQKLKSWVQEKGIKHFYDVGRGGIAHVVLENTGLMKPGQTLVSGDSHTCNAGALGAFATGVGSTDLAGAIYAGKVWFKVPETMLIRVTGQTQPGVTPKDIVLEVIKRIGADGANYMVMEWVGEYIDNLDMEGRFTLTNMAIEAGGKTGIVAVDDTTRAYMAARGVTPGQYTEYQSDADARFKVVIEVDASAVEPTVAYPHIPSNGRVAGSDRIAVTHAYVGSCTNGRITDLRDVARILKGRRVADGVQMIVVPATQLIWKQAAQEGLLEIFVEAGASVSYPSCGACLGMHSGVLGPDDVCISSSNRNFVGRMGDPSAQIYLASPATVAASAVSGFISDPREYNDTINAAD from the coding sequence ATGGGAATGACGATTGCAGAGAAGATCCTGGCGGCTCACAGTGGGCATGACGCGGTGGTGCCGGGTCAGCTGATCGAGTGCGCGACCGACTGGGTGCTGTGTCATGAGATCACGACTCCGGCGGCCCTGCGGATGCTGGAGGAGCGCGGCATGGACCGGGTGTTCAACCCGGATCAGATCGTGGCGGTGCCGGATCACAGCGTGCCGGCCATGAACATCAAGGCCGCGAAGATGTACCAGAAGCTCAAGAGCTGGGTGCAGGAGAAGGGCATCAAGCACTTCTACGACGTGGGCCGGGGCGGGATCGCGCACGTGGTGCTGGAGAACACGGGCCTGATGAAGCCGGGGCAGACGCTGGTCAGCGGCGACAGCCACACCTGCAACGCGGGTGCGCTGGGGGCCTTCGCGACCGGGGTGGGCAGCACGGACCTCGCGGGCGCCATCTACGCCGGGAAGGTGTGGTTCAAGGTGCCCGAGACCATGCTGATCCGCGTGACGGGCCAGACGCAGCCGGGCGTGACGCCCAAGGACATCGTGCTGGAGGTCATCAAGCGCATCGGTGCGGACGGCGCGAACTACATGGTCATGGAGTGGGTCGGCGAGTACATCGACAACCTGGACATGGAGGGCCGTTTCACGCTGACGAACATGGCGATCGAGGCGGGCGGCAAGACCGGTATCGTCGCGGTCGACGACACCACGCGGGCGTACATGGCGGCGCGCGGCGTGACGCCCGGGCAGTACACCGAGTACCAGTCCGACGCCGACGCGCGCTTCAAGGTGGTCATCGAGGTGGACGCCTCGGCGGTCGAGCCGACCGTGGCGTACCCGCACATTCCCAGCAACGGGCGCGTGGCGGGCAGCGACCGGATCGCCGTGACGCACGCGTACGTGGGCAGCTGCACGAACGGCCGCATCACGGACCTGCGGGACGTGGCCCGCATCCTGAAGGGCCGCCGGGTCGCCGACGGCGTGCAGATGATCGTCGTGCCCGCCACGCAGCTGATCTGGAAGCAGGCGGCGCAGGAGGGTCTGCTGGAGATCTTCGTGGAGGCCGGCGCGAGCGTCAGTTACCCCAGTTGCGGCGCGTGCCTGGGCATGCACTCGGGCGTGCTGGGGCCGGACGACGTGTGCATCAGCTCCAGCAACCGGAACTTCGTGGGCCGCATGGGTGACCCGAGCGCGCAGATCTACCTCGCCAGCCCAGCGACCGTCGCGGCGAGCGCCGTGTCGGGCTTCATCAGCGATCCGCGCGAGTACAACGACACCATCAACGCCGCCGACTGA
- the leuB gene encoding 3-isopropylmalate dehydrogenase: MPKIVSLPGDGIGPEVTAAAVQVLREVAPDVTIEEHLIGGVAFDTHGDPFPQPTREALKDADAVLLGTVGGAQDSAWNLLPRHLRPESGLLALRKALGCYANLRPVRVQPGLEHLSPLKPELARGVDILIVRELLGGVYFDGDRKIDGDTAYNTMRYTTAEVERVAKVAFWAAEQRRGRVTSVDKANVLEVSELWRRDVTALRDRDYRGIHLNHEYVDSVAMLIVSDPSRYDVIVTENLFGDILSDLAAVIPGSLGLMPSASLGDGAGLFEPIHGSAPDIAGKGVANPAAAIMSAGMLLRHGLKRPDAANQIDRAVALALRAQPTRDLGGTADTQTFTRAVLNALESSPAVG, translated from the coding sequence ATGCCTAAGATCGTTTCCCTGCCCGGCGACGGCATCGGCCCGGAGGTCACGGCGGCGGCCGTGCAGGTGCTGCGCGAGGTCGCGCCCGACGTGACCATCGAGGAACACCTGATCGGCGGCGTGGCCTTCGACACGCACGGCGACCCGTTCCCGCAGCCCACCCGCGAGGCCCTGAAAGACGCCGACGCGGTGCTGCTGGGCACGGTCGGCGGCGCGCAGGACAGCGCCTGGAACCTGCTGCCCCGCCACCTGCGCCCGGAGAGCGGCCTGCTGGCGCTGCGCAAGGCGCTCGGCTGCTACGCCAACCTGCGCCCGGTGCGCGTGCAGCCCGGCCTGGAACACCTGTCTCCGCTGAAGCCCGAACTGGCGCGCGGCGTGGACATCCTGATCGTGCGCGAACTGCTGGGCGGCGTGTACTTCGACGGCGACCGCAAGATTGACGGCGACACCGCCTACAACACCATGCGCTACACCACCGCCGAGGTCGAGCGGGTCGCGAAGGTCGCCTTCTGGGCCGCCGAGCAACGCCGGGGCCGCGTCACCAGCGTGGACAAGGCCAACGTGCTGGAAGTCAGCGAACTGTGGCGCCGTGACGTGACCGCCCTGCGTGACCGCGACTACCGCGGCATTCACCTGAACCACGAGTACGTGGACAGCGTCGCCATGCTGATCGTCTCGGACCCCAGCCGCTACGACGTGATCGTCACCGAGAACCTGTTCGGGGACATCCTCAGCGACCTCGCTGCCGTCATTCCCGGCAGCCTGGGCCTGATGCCCAGCGCCAGCCTGGGCGACGGCGCGGGCCTGTTCGAACCCATTCACGGCAGCGCCCCCGACATCGCCGGGAAGGGTGTGGCCAACCCCGCCGCCGCCATCATGAGCGCCGGTATGCTGCTCCGGCACGGCCTGAAACGCCCGGACGCCGCCAACCAGATCGACCGGGCCGTGGCGCTGGCCCTGCGCGCCCAGCCCACCCGCGACCTGGGCGGCACGGCCGACACGCAGACCTTCACCCGCGCCGTCCTGAACGCTCTGGAAAGCTCGCCCGCCGTCGGGTAA
- the sdhA gene encoding succinate dehydrogenase flavoprotein subunit: MHHRYDVLVVGAGGAGLMAALYAAKGNVSVACISKLYPTRSHTGAAQGGIGAALGNVQEDHWEWHMFDTVKGGDYLTDQDAAEVFSKDIIDAVYELEHMGLPFSRTPDGKIAQRKFGGHTRDFGKAAVERSCYAKDRTGHMILQTLYQQNVKEGTTFFNEFHVTDLLIEDGRCRGVVAYELSTGELHTFHAKAVILAAGGYGRVFKITSNALTLTGDLMSIYYRKGLPLEDMEFYQFHPTGLAKLGILVTEGIRGEGGILRNDSGERFMERYAPTIKDLAPRDIVSRSIITEIREGRGVGRDKDAVNIDLTHLPREVIEGKLAEITDLARTYLGMDPVKDLVPIQPTAHYAMGGIPTDLNGLCLSDGNGGSVEGLYAAGEQACVSLHGANRLGTNSLGDLVVFGRRAGIYAAQYARQVEFPDMPENPQRESVDLFDRLRNSSGKDNAAAIRKELQESMMNNVGIFRNGPDMEKQVGIVQELKARYANVGVSDPSRRYNSELIEAMELGFMLDCAEAMTASALNRTESRGAHDREDFTTRDDENWLKHTMAYKDLNREGQVQIGYKPVSLKGFTRAFEPKPRVY; encoded by the coding sequence ATGCATCATCGTTATGACGTGCTGGTGGTGGGAGCGGGGGGCGCTGGCCTGATGGCCGCGCTGTACGCTGCCAAGGGGAACGTGTCTGTGGCCTGCATCAGCAAGCTGTACCCGACGCGGTCGCATACGGGCGCGGCGCAGGGCGGGATTGGCGCGGCGCTGGGGAACGTGCAGGAAGACCACTGGGAATGGCACATGTTCGATACCGTCAAGGGCGGCGATTACCTGACCGATCAGGACGCCGCCGAGGTGTTCTCCAAGGACATCATCGACGCGGTGTACGAGCTGGAGCACATGGGTCTGCCGTTCTCGCGCACGCCGGACGGGAAGATCGCGCAGCGTAAGTTCGGTGGTCACACCCGTGATTTCGGGAAGGCGGCCGTGGAGCGAAGCTGCTACGCGAAGGACCGCACGGGTCACATGATCCTGCAGACGCTGTACCAACAGAACGTCAAGGAAGGCACGACGTTCTTCAACGAGTTCCACGTGACGGACCTGCTGATCGAGGATGGCCGTTGCCGTGGCGTGGTGGCGTACGAGCTATCGACCGGGGAACTGCACACCTTCCACGCGAAGGCCGTGATTCTGGCAGCCGGCGGGTACGGGCGCGTGTTCAAGATCACCAGTAACGCCCTGACCCTGACGGGCGACCTGATGAGCATCTACTACCGCAAGGGCCTGCCCCTGGAGGACATGGAGTTCTACCAGTTCCACCCGACGGGTCTGGCGAAGCTGGGCATCCTGGTCACGGAAGGCATCCGTGGCGAGGGCGGCATCCTGCGGAACGACAGTGGCGAGCGGTTCATGGAGCGGTACGCGCCGACCATCAAGGATCTCGCGCCGCGTGACATCGTGTCGCGCTCGATCATCACCGAGATCCGTGAGGGCCGTGGCGTGGGCCGCGACAAGGACGCCGTGAACATCGACCTGACGCACCTGCCGCGCGAGGTGATCGAGGGCAAACTGGCCGAGATCACCGACCTGGCGCGCACGTACCTGGGCATGGACCCGGTCAAGGACCTCGTGCCGATCCAGCCGACGGCGCACTACGCGATGGGCGGCATTCCCACCGACCTGAACGGCCTGTGCCTGAGTGACGGGAACGGCGGCAGCGTGGAGGGCCTGTACGCGGCCGGTGAGCAGGCCTGCGTGTCGCTGCACGGCGCGAACCGCCTGGGCACGAACAGCCTCGGGGACCTCGTGGTGTTCGGTCGCCGCGCCGGGATCTACGCCGCGCAGTACGCGCGTCAGGTGGAATTCCCGGACATGCCCGAGAACCCCCAGCGTGAGAGCGTGGACCTGTTCGACCGTCTGCGCAACAGCAGCGGCAAGGACAACGCCGCCGCGATCCGCAAGGAACTGCAGGAATCCATGATGAACAACGTCGGGATCTTCCGGAATGGCCCCGACATGGAAAAGCAGGTCGGGATCGTGCAGGAACTCAAGGCGCGTTACGCGAACGTGGGGGTCAGCGACCCCAGCCGCCGCTACAACAGCGAACTGATCGAGGCGATGGAACTGGGCTTCATGCTCGACTGCGCCGAGGCCATGACCGCCAGTGCGCTCAACCGCACCGAGTCGCGCGGCGCGCACGACCGCGAGGACTTCACGACCCGCGACGACGAGAACTGGCTGAAGCACACCATGGCGTACAAGGACCTGAACCGCGAGGGTCAGGTGCAGATCGGGTACAAGCCCGTGTCGCTCAAGGGCTTCACGCGCGCGTTCGAACCCAAGCCCCGCGTGTACTGA
- a CDS encoding succinate dehydrogenase hydrophobic membrane anchor subunit, producing the protein MIRARTFTDARQQSHSNAELNWWIFMRISGLILVFLILGHIYMTFIQVSESDATFDAVVAKLANPAWKFYDWLILALSLMHGANGARYSIEDYVRSRPNRAWVKGLFYTVVALVFAFGTVGLFSI; encoded by the coding sequence ATGATTCGTGCCCGGACGTTCACGGACGCGCGGCAGCAGTCGCACAGCAACGCGGAGCTGAACTGGTGGATTTTCATGCGGATCAGCGGGTTGATCCTGGTGTTCCTGATTCTGGGTCACATCTACATGACGTTCATTCAGGTCAGCGAGTCGGACGCGACCTTCGACGCGGTGGTCGCGAAGCTGGCGAACCCGGCCTGGAAGTTCTATGACTGGCTGATCCTGGCACTGTCGCTGATGCACGGCGCGAACGGCGCGCGGTATTCCATCGAGGATTACGTGCGGTCCCGTCCGAACCGGGCGTGGGTGAAGGGTCTGTTCTATACCGTGGTGGCGCTGGTGTTTGCGTTCGGCACGGTGGGTCTGTTCTCGATCTGA